From a region of the candidate division KSB1 bacterium genome:
- a CDS encoding STAS domain-containing protein, with product MAMEGYQLNLNVKYHRRITTIDFKSRTPLNSRNYKSFISKVLEFCWGDSKVVIDFNRVIRMDSAGLSALIYLHKKLGNGTSRLAFANLNNNILFLIQSCGLEKFFNVYNSLSEAVTHLKSKNGKQFYQDAILVLQLKRTDSYLIVKIKEPNFINKRNCERFRKKIEEYSLKNSSIIINLDNIRSIDNEGIAMLIDLKLFAKQNEKEFILVYSNRILRRLFKMYSVEEILPHYEHHREAIFTISCNHRFKTEALIA from the coding sequence ATGGCCATGGAAGGCTATCAATTAAACCTCAATGTTAAATATCACCGGCGCATAACTACAATAGATTTTAAATCTAGGACACCTTTAAACAGTAGAAATTATAAATCTTTTATTTCTAAGGTGCTGGAATTTTGCTGGGGAGATAGTAAAGTGGTAATCGATTTTAATAGGGTAATTAGGATGGATAGCGCCGGTCTTTCCGCATTGATCTATCTCCACAAGAAATTAGGGAATGGAACAAGCAGGCTAGCTTTTGCCAATCTAAACAATAATATATTGTTTCTTATTCAATCCTGTGGATTGGAAAAGTTTTTTAATGTCTACAATTCACTATCCGAAGCTGTTACTCATTTAAAATCAAAAAATGGAAAACAATTCTATCAAGATGCTATACTGGTCCTGCAATTGAAACGGACAGATTCCTATTTAATCGTAAAGATTAAAGAGCCTAATTTTATAAACAAACGGAATTGCGAACGATTTCGTAAGAAAATTGAAGAATATTCCCTCAAAAACTCTTCGATCATTATTAATCTTGACAATATCCGTAGTATCGACAATGAAGGTATTGCGATGCTTATTGATTTAAAACTTTTTGCAAAGCAAAACGAGAAAGAATTTATTTTGGTTTACAGTAACAGAATTTTGAGAAGGTTATTTAAGATGTACTCTGTAGAGGAAATACTGCCTCATTATGAGCATCACCGCGAGGCGATATTCACCATAAGCTGTAACCATAGATTTAAAACCGAAGCTCTGATTGCATAA
- a CDS encoding nucleoside deaminase, whose translation MLALNNHERWMNEAIREAEKAYNAGEVPVGAVIITDGRVIGKGHNQVELLKDATAHAEMIAITAASTTVSSWRLENAILYTTLEPCVMCSGAIQNSRISKVVYGADDSKYGACGSVYNLLQDPKASWHVDMVSGILEDKCKAMMSSFFRKLRTHSE comes from the coding sequence ATGCTTGCTTTAAATAATCACGAAAGATGGATGAATGAGGCGATTCGTGAGGCAGAGAAGGCATATAATGCCGGCGAAGTGCCGGTGGGCGCTGTGATTATTACAGATGGCCGGGTAATTGGCAAAGGCCATAATCAGGTAGAACTGTTGAAAGATGCCACGGCCCATGCGGAAATGATCGCGATAACGGCGGCTTCAACAACCGTATCTTCCTGGAGATTGGAAAATGCGATTTTATATACAACGCTTGAGCCATGTGTGATGTGTTCCGGCGCGATTCAAAATTCCAGGATTTCTAAAGTAGTATATGGCGCAGATGATTCTAAATATGGCGCCTGTGGTTCTGTATATAATTTATTGCAAGATCCAAAAGCTAGCTGGCATGTGGATATGGTATCGGGAATTTTAGAAGATAAATGTAAGGCAATGATGTCTTCTTTTTTTAGAAAGCTTAGAACCCATTCCGAATGA
- the dnaX gene encoding DNA polymerase III subunit gamma/tau, producing MTYQVLALKWRPTGFAEVVAQDHVTQTLINSISNDRIANAYLFTGPRGVGKTTSARILAKALNCKNGPTPEPCDKCSNCKEIAAGRNLDVFEIDGASNRGIDEMRNLKENVRYAPSSSKFKIYIIDEVHMLTTEAFNALLKTLEEPPEHVRFIFATTEPHKIPATILSRCQRFDFKRIPLDEIITQLKTICKHEEIEIDEESLFLIAKKADGSLRDGESLLDQMISFCGKIIKIDDVVDAFRVVSQDLLFESTSIILKSDIQEGLHYIERLINSGYDVVEFLQSLIEHLRNLLYANAVQDNRLLETSDNYKEQYTQQSKDFSSDDLLRMIQVVSDTEFEIKRSPNPRVRLEMCMIKLIKMDNSVTINEVIERLSNPGTTMLPEKNSNQTTTSSENQTSPPIQTDSSPQKKNLTYPPPIDLKQNVRVEEKTETVVQEEQKDDPATIIMFKDNWQQLVQFVEKRRLFVSVFLKEGEPIHFQNNTLEIGFSYENGFQIEAMRRNKEIILQAIQEIMGITVVVKFSKVKLQNDKKEEFQEEESISKPKKIKKIDPMVKKIIELFDGELITSGG from the coding sequence ATGACCTATCAAGTACTAGCACTAAAATGGCGTCCAACTGGCTTTGCCGAGGTTGTGGCTCAAGACCATGTTACACAAACATTAATAAACTCCATCTCTAATGACCGGATTGCTAATGCCTATCTCTTTACCGGGCCCAGGGGAGTCGGCAAGACAACCTCAGCTCGTATTCTTGCCAAAGCGTTAAATTGCAAAAACGGCCCAACCCCGGAACCGTGCGATAAATGCAGCAATTGTAAAGAGATTGCTGCCGGGCGGAATCTGGATGTTTTTGAAATAGATGGCGCATCCAATCGGGGTATCGATGAAATGAGAAATTTAAAAGAAAATGTTAGATATGCACCATCTTCTTCGAAATTTAAGATCTATATCATTGATGAAGTCCATATGCTTACAACGGAAGCATTCAATGCTTTATTGAAAACACTGGAAGAGCCACCAGAACATGTCAGGTTTATTTTTGCAACAACAGAGCCTCATAAAATTCCAGCTACCATACTTTCACGATGTCAACGGTTTGATTTTAAGCGCATTCCGCTCGATGAGATCATTACTCAATTGAAAACAATCTGCAAACATGAAGAAATTGAAATTGATGAAGAGTCTCTGTTCCTAATCGCCAAAAAAGCGGACGGCAGCTTGCGTGATGGCGAAAGTCTCCTCGACCAGATGATTTCATTTTGTGGTAAAATAATTAAAATCGATGATGTAGTGGACGCATTTCGCGTGGTCAGCCAGGATTTGCTCTTTGAAAGCACTTCAATTATTCTGAAGAGTGATATTCAGGAAGGTCTTCACTATATTGAACGATTGATTAATTCCGGCTATGACGTCGTTGAATTTTTACAAAGTTTAATTGAACATTTACGTAACTTATTGTATGCGAACGCCGTACAAGATAACCGGTTGTTAGAAACTTCTGATAATTATAAAGAACAATACACCCAACAAAGTAAAGATTTTTCATCGGATGATCTTTTGCGGATGATCCAGGTTGTGTCGGATACTGAATTCGAGATAAAGCGCAGCCCCAATCCTCGAGTTAGATTAGAAATGTGCATGATTAAACTCATCAAAATGGATAACTCCGTGACTATCAATGAAGTGATTGAACGACTCTCAAATCCCGGAACAACGATGTTGCCCGAGAAAAATTCCAATCAAACAACAACCTCTTCAGAAAATCAAACCTCGCCGCCGATTCAAACGGATTCTTCTCCTCAAAAAAAAAACTTAACTTATCCTCCCCCGATTGATCTTAAGCAGAATGTTCGTGTTGAAGAAAAAACGGAGACAGTGGTTCAAGAAGAACAAAAAGATGATCCTGCTACGATCATTATGTTCAAAGACAACTGGCAGCAGTTGGTCCAGTTTGTGGAGAAGAGGCGATTGTTTGTAAGTGTTTTTCTAAAGGAAGGTGAACCGATCCATTTCCAAAATAACACGTTGGAAATTGGTTTTTCTTATGAGAATGGCTTTCAAATTGAAGCGATGAGACGAAATAAAGAAATTATTTTACAAGCGATCCAAGAAATAATGGGCATAACAGTTGTTGTTAAATTTTCAAAAGTGAAGTTACAAAATGACAAAAAGGAAGAATTTCAAGAGGAAGAATCAATTTCAAAACCCAAAAAGATAAAAAAGATTGATCCTATGGTGAAAAAAATCATAGAATTGTTTGATGGTGAATTGATAACATCTGGAGGTTAG
- a CDS encoding YbaB/EbfC family nucleoid-associated protein: MAKPNLGALMGQVQKAQEKFAKAQEELSNIEVEGTSGGGMVTVKATAKQEIISIKIEQEAVDPEDVDMLEDLIIAAVNQALEKAQQASSEHMQKVAGGLLPNMPGGFKIPGL, translated from the coding sequence ATGGCAAAACCAAATTTAGGCGCTTTAATGGGTCAGGTACAAAAGGCACAAGAAAAATTTGCTAAAGCGCAGGAAGAATTATCAAATATTGAAGTAGAAGGCACCTCCGGCGGAGGAATGGTTACTGTAAAAGCAACAGCAAAACAAGAAATTATCAGTATAAAAATCGAACAGGAAGCTGTTGATCCGGAAGATGTTGACATGCTGGAAGATTTGATTATAGCCGCTGTAAACCAGGCTCTTGAAAAGGCTCAACAAGCATCTAGCGAACATATGCAAAAGGTGGCTGGAGGTTTGTTGCCGAATATGCCGGGTGGATTCAAAATTCCTGGATTATAG
- the recR gene encoding recombination protein RecR: MFYSSKSLEKLIGELSRLPGIGRKSAQRLAFYLLKQSDEDIERLAATLIEMKKNTRPCSICFNLTESDPCIICQDTRRDQALLCIVEEAHDILAVEKVGQYKGLYHVLGGVLSPLDNIGPDDLNIKPLLDRCQNGLEEIILATNPNIEGEATAIYLSRLIKPLGIRITRIARGIPAGSDIEFVDEVTLMRAFEGRSDL; this comes from the coding sequence ATGTTCTATTCTTCGAAATCTTTGGAAAAATTGATTGGGGAGCTTTCTCGGTTACCTGGAATTGGACGTAAGAGCGCGCAACGACTAGCATTTTATCTGCTTAAACAATCTGATGAAGATATCGAAAGACTAGCCGCCACGTTAATCGAAATGAAGAAAAATACCCGGCCCTGTTCCATATGTTTTAATTTAACAGAATCAGATCCTTGTATCATTTGCCAGGATACACGAAGAGATCAGGCTCTTCTTTGCATTGTTGAAGAAGCCCATGATATTCTTGCCGTTGAGAAAGTTGGACAGTACAAAGGTCTCTACCACGTCTTGGGAGGTGTGCTTTCGCCATTAGATAATATTGGTCCGGATGATCTTAACATCAAACCATTACTGGATCGCTGTCAAAACGGTTTAGAGGAAATCATTCTTGCAACGAATCCAAACATCGAGGGAGAAGCTACGGCTATTTATCTTTCGCGCTTAATAAAGCCGTTGGGCATCAGAATTACAAGAATTGCCAGAGGCATTCCTGCGGGTAGCGATATAGAATTTGTAGATGAAGTAACATTAATGAGAGCTTTTGAAGGTAGAAGTGACCTTTGA
- the pgsA gene encoding CDP-diacylglycerol--glycerol-3-phosphate 3-phosphatidyltransferase — translation MTLPNQLSALRIILTPVFVTTFYAENIYLKYTSFAIFIIASLTDYYDGFIARRYGITSNWGRFLDPLADKILISTALIVFALSGVVEFWMVLTIIIRDAIITALRTYAMFKGKPIVTSYLAKAKTFSQLTIIYLVFIFILLEKTFAFYNISSQALEKIVSWNLIPAAILFVTILTVISGIKYMFENRDHIKSMILDFYRAIVPSDL, via the coding sequence ATGACGTTGCCAAACCAATTATCTGCACTTCGGATCATATTAACGCCAGTCTTCGTGACAACATTCTATGCTGAAAATATTTATTTAAAGTATACTTCTTTTGCTATTTTCATTATTGCTTCGTTAACTGATTATTACGATGGATTTATTGCCCGGCGTTATGGGATTACCTCAAATTGGGGCCGCTTTTTAGATCCGCTTGCTGATAAAATATTGATTTCCACAGCACTCATTGTATTTGCATTATCAGGTGTTGTTGAATTTTGGATGGTCTTAACAATAATCATCCGCGATGCAATAATTACAGCTTTACGAACTTATGCTATGTTCAAAGGTAAACCAATTGTTACGTCTTACCTGGCTAAGGCAAAAACTTTCTCACAACTTACAATTATTTATCTTGTATTCATTTTTATTTTATTAGAAAAAACATTTGCCTTTTATAACATATCTTCACAAGCTCTGGAAAAAATCGTCAGTTGGAATTTAATTCCCGCAGCAATTCTCTTTGTTACTATTTTGACTGTTATCTCAGGTATTAAATATATGTTTGAAAATCGCGACCATATAAAAAGCATGATACTGGATTTTTACCGAGCTATCGTCCCCTCAGATTTATAG
- a CDS encoding phosphatidylglycerophosphatase A — translation MSRLQYLLATGFYFGYSPIAPGTAGSLLALVIFWFLIPLLSISLYLLLITLVFAVGVWVSSYVEAEKGEDPSIVVIDEIVGMMIALIACPISIKAFITAFLAFRIFDVKKPFPVNHAERLPSGWGIMLDDVLAGFYVFLLIQILIRINVLDS, via the coding sequence ATGTCGCGTCTTCAATATCTTTTAGCTACAGGATTTTATTTTGGTTATTCTCCGATTGCACCTGGTACAGCCGGAAGTTTATTAGCGTTAGTCATTTTTTGGTTTTTAATTCCCCTCCTTTCCATTTCACTATACCTGCTATTAATCACCTTGGTTTTTGCTGTTGGAGTTTGGGTGTCCAGCTATGTGGAAGCGGAAAAAGGTGAAGATCCTTCCATTGTTGTAATCGATGAAATCGTCGGTATGATGATCGCTTTAATTGCTTGTCCAATTTCTATTAAAGCATTTATCACAGCTTTTCTTGCTTTTCGAATTTTTGATGTTAAAAAACCGTTTCCTGTTAACCATGCAGAGCGTTTACCTTCTGGGTGGGGGATCATGTTAGATGATGTCCTGGCAGGTTTTTATGTGTTTCTTTTGATTCAAATTTTAATTAGAATCAACGTCCTTGATAGCTGA